One window from the genome of Salvia miltiorrhiza cultivar Shanhuang (shh) chromosome 7, IMPLAD_Smil_shh, whole genome shotgun sequence encodes:
- the LOC130991449 gene encoding uncharacterized protein LOC130991449 isoform X1, with protein sequence MEKYSDSDITLRPLEISDGDYAVKWYMDEKVRLAANAVFMDWGHREAVVEVASQQVMEKGGFMRKSSDTGGGGGPAPTAVSSSISWFCEGRKYGFNKGDIRDMFIYSFLRNDQIGIKK encoded by the exons ATGGAAAAATACTCCGATTCCGATATTACTCTCCGGCCACTGGAAATCTCCGATGGCGACTACGCCGTGAAATG GTACATGGACGAGAAGGTGAGGCTGGCGGCGAACGCGGTGTTCATGGACTGGGGCCACCGTGAGGCGGTGGTGGAAGTGGCGTCGCAGCAGGTGATGGAGAAGGGCGGGTTTATGAGGAAGAGCTCGGATACAGGAGGGGGGGGGGGCCCGGCTCCTACTGCAGTATCCAGTAGTATTTCATGGTTTTGTGAGGGGAGGAAGTATGGTTTTAATAAAGGTGATATTAGAGATATGTTTATCTATAGTTTCTTGAGAAATGATCAAATTGGTATCAAGAAGTGA
- the LOC130991451 gene encoding uncharacterized protein LOC130991451, protein MESSSSSTSGISLRPFKASDADDFLSWAGDDKVTRYLRWNTITSREEALAHIQQVAIPHPWRRSICLRDRSIGYVSVRPEAGDDRHRAHIGYAVGSEHWGRGFATAALEKAVACVFESFPFLVRLEALVEEENLGSRKVLEKVGFVREGFLRKYGFNKGEIRDMFMYRFLRNDQIGTKK, encoded by the exons ATGGAGTCGTCGTCGTCGTCAACCTCCGGAATCTCTCTCCGGCCGTTCAAAGCGAGCGACGCCGACGACTTCCTGTCATGGGCGGGCGACGACAAGGTCACGCGTTACCTGAGATGGAACACCATCACCTCCAGAGAAGAAGCCCTAGCGCACATCCAACAAGTGGCCATTCCTCATCCATGGCGCCGCTCGATCTGCCTCCGCGATCGCTCAATCGGCTACGTCTCCGTGAGGCCGGAGGCCGGCGATGACCGGCACCGGGCGCACATAGGGTACGCCGTCGGAAGCGAGCATTGGGGGCGGGGTTTTGCCACCGCAGCTCTCGAGAAGGCCGTCGCTTGTGTCTTTGAGAGCTTCCCCTTTCTGGTGAGGCTGGAGGCGTTGGTTGAGGAGGAGAATCTTGGCTCTCGGAAGGTTCTAGAAAAAGTTGGTTTTGTGAGGGAAGGATTCTTGAG GAAGTATGGTTTTAATAAAGGAGAGATTAGAGATATGTTTATGTATAGATTCTTGAGGAATGATCAAATTGGTACCAAGAAGTGA
- the LOC130991450 gene encoding folate-biopterin transporter 1, chloroplastic-like codes for MSVSVAVPSASLRRDPSSERLLDSGFRRGDEDTAVSSKAAPIKKKYAINTMKCFGVELSPDNIAVAMVYFVQGVLGLSRIAVSFYLKDDLHLDPAETAVISGVSSLPWLVKPLYGFISDSVPLFGYRRRSYLVLSGLLGALSWSLMATFVASKYGVAFCILLGSLSVAFSDVVVDSMVVERARGESQSMSGSLQSLCWGSSAFGSIVSSYFSGSLVGTYGVRFVFGLTALLPLITSAVAVLVKEQPVVGSMRGPNTSSDSNTGFIASSKSSIMQLWSAVKQPNVLLPTLFIFLWQATPHSESAMFYFTTNKLGFTPEFLGRVKLVTSVASLLGVGLYNGYLKTMRLRKIFLATTFIGSTLGMTQVLLVTGLNRRFGISDEWFAIGDSLILTVLGQVSFMPVLVLAAKLCPEGVEATLFATLMSICNAGSVLGGLMGAGLTQLLGVTKDRFDNLALLIILCNLSSLLPLPLLCLLPEDIADVDSKEGDDIEMKSN; via the exons ATGTCTGTCTCCGTCGCGGTTCCGTCCGCCTCTCTCCGTCGCGATCCGAGTTCCGAGCGTTTGTTAGATTCTGGATTCC GAAGGGGGGATGAAGATACTGCAGTATCCAGTAAAGCAGCCCCAATCAAGAAAAAATATGCTATCAACACCATGAAATGCTTCGGGGTCGAATTATCCCCAGATAACATTGCTGTTGCTATGGTATATTTTGTTCAGGGTGTTTTGGGCCTATCCAGGATTGCAGTCAGTTTCTACTTGAAAGATGACCTGCATCTAGATCCTGCGGAG ACAGCCGTCATATCTGGTGTGTCATCATTACCTTGGCTTGTCAAACCCCTGTATGGATTCATTAG TGACTCCGTGCCGCTTTTTGGCTATCGAAGAAGGTCATATTTGGTCTTATCAGGACTTCTAGGAGCTCTTTCATGGAGTTTGATGGCTACCTTTGTCGCCAGCAAATATGGTGTTGCCTTTTGCATACTTCTTGGATCGCTTTCTGTAGCCTTTTCAGATGTA GTTGTTGACTCTATGGTTGTAGAAAGGGCTCGTGGTGAATCACAAAGCATGTCAGGATCTCTTCAGTCTTTATGCTGGGGTTCGTCTGCTTTTGGAAGCATTGTGAGTTCTTACTTCAGTGGATCCTTGGTGGGTACATATGGTGTCAG GTTTGTCTTTGGATTGACAGCTTTGCTTCCCTTGATAACATCTGCAGTTGCAGTCCTTGTGAAAGAGCAGCCAGTAGTTGGCTCGATGAGGGGACCTAATACTTCGTCGGACAGTAACACTGGCTTTATAGCAAGCTCCAAAAGTAGCATAATGCAATTGTGGAGCGCTGTAAAGCAACCCAATGTATTACTTCCGACcttatttattttcttgtgGCAAGCGACACCACACTCTGAATCTGCCATGTTTTATTTCAC TACAAACAAACTCGGTTTCACCCCTGAGTTTCTGGGACGTGTAAAGCTCGTCACTTCTGTTGCATCACTGCTTGGTGTTGGACTTTACAATGGTTACTTGAAAACCATGCGCTTGAGAAAAATATTTCTAGCTACTACCTTTATTGGTTCAACCCTTGGGATGACACAG GTTTTGCTTGTCACTGGATTGAACAGACGGTTTGGCATTAGTGATGAGTGGTTCGCGATTGGGGACTCCTTGATTTTGACAGTTCTTGGACAa GTGTCGTTCATGCCTGTTCTCGTATTAGCAGCTAAACTATGCCCGGAGGGCGTGGAGGCTACTCTTTTCGCGACCCTCATGTCAATTTGCAATGCTGGGAGTGTGCTTGGAGGTCTGATGGGAGCTGGACTAACTCAACTCCTTGGTGTCACAAAGGATAGATTTGATAATCTTGCCCTTCTCATTATTCTCTGCAATCTCAGTTCATTGTTGCCTTTACCACTACTCTGCCTCCTCCCTGAAGATATAGCCGACGTTGATTCGAAAGAGGGCGACGACATTGAGATGAAATCTAATTGA
- the LOC130991452 gene encoding signal recognition particle 14 kDa protein, whose protein sequence is MVRLQPDPFLNELTNMFERTTEKGSVWVTLKHSSDKSKVKRNKMKTAGEKIEYKCLIRATDGKKTISTMVGRKDHQRFQSSYATILKARMTALKKRERKDKRKAADSDKKQAIKTL, encoded by the exons ATG GTACGGTTACAGCCTGATCCCTTCCTCAATGAACTCACCAATATGTTTGAGCGGACTACGGAAAAGGGCTCTGTGTGGGTTACTTTGAAGCACT CTTCTGACAAGTCCAAGGTTAAGAGGAATAAGATGAAGACGGCTGGGGAAAAGATTGAATATAAGTGCCTCATTCGAGCTACAGATGGAAAGAAAACTATTTCAACAATG GTCGGTCGAAAAGATCACCAACGATTCCAGTCGAGTTATGCAACTATCTTGAAAGCCCGGATGACTGCCTTGAAAAAGAGGGAGAGGAAGGACAAGCGAAAGGCAGCAGATTCTGATAAAAAGCAAGCAATCAAAACCCTCTAA